From a region of the Rhinopithecus roxellana isolate Shanxi Qingling chromosome 8, ASM756505v1, whole genome shotgun sequence genome:
- the LOC104665380 gene encoding 60S ribosomal protein L32-like produces the protein MAAFRLLMKPKVVKKRTKLFIRHQSEQYVKIKCNWRKPRGINNRVRRRFKGQIFMPNIGYGSNKKTKHMLPCGFQKFLVPNVKELEVLLMCNKPPCAEIAHSASSEKRKAIMERAAQLAIRVTHPNARLRSEENE, from the exons ATGGCCGCCTTCAGACTCCTCATGAAGCCCAAGGTCGTCAAAAAGAGGACCAAGCTGTTCATCCGGCACCAGTCAGAACAATATGTCAAAATTAAGTGTAACTGGAGGAAACCCAGAGGAATTAACAACAGGGTTCGCAGAAGGTT caaGGGCCAGATCTTCATGCCCAACATTGGTTATGGgagcaacaaaaaaacaaagcacatgCTGCCCTGTGGCTTCCAGAAGTTCCTGGTCCCCAATGTCAAGGAGCTGGAAGTGCTGCTGATGTGCAACAAACCTCCCTGTGCTGAGATCGCTCACAGCGCTTCTTCCGAGAAGCGCAAAGCCATCATGGAAAGGGCCGCCCAGCTGGCCATCAGAGTTACCCACCCCAACGCCAGGCTGCGCAGTGAAGAAAATGAGTAG